The sequence CTGTGACTGTGACGCGAATGCAAATTTGGGGTTTTTAGAAGGTTTTGGTGGTTTTTGCCTCTGACATGGCAGTGTCAATTTTTAATTGTTGTTATGTTGGGTGTCAAAAAGTAGAAAGTTTTTGGATGACGTGTGAAAATATGATTAGGAGTTGGGTGAAAAGaaatacaataataatttaaaaaagaatGTGTCGAAATCTGATTGGGTGTAAATATTCCCCTCTTCTAGTCATGAAATAAATTGACGCCTTTTTTTGTCAAATTGATGGCCCGTAACAAGCGTTGGGAGTATCAAAATTGTGCCAAGTCACCGTCATATTATTTTTGACGGCTTGTAATGTCTGGTCTTATAAGAACAAAAAGAAGTAAATTGAAAGAGAACTTACAATAAGTAAGACCTTAACATGAGTGATGTTAAAAGATGTTGGATCATCTTTTTGGTCTTTAAGGTTTAATAAGATCTGCAGAAAGTCCTTTTTTCCATCTTCTTCAATTGGGTTCACTTTAGTTTTTCTTTCAATGATCTTGTCAAATAGCTGATCAAGATATTCCAATTGCTTTTGCATTTCTCTATTCATTCCTTGTAGATCAAACCTTGATAACATTGGGATAAAATCAGATATGTTTGGTGTTCCCATTAGCTTAATAATCTTGAACTCAACTTCTCGAAACCTATCTATGTTATCAATCAAATCATCACCTTCACCAAATTTGCTAGAACCCCATAACAAACTGGTTACAACATTAAGCTCTGTATCAAAAGCTAATTTGTTAATATCGATTTCATCCCCAAGCTTAGTGTAAACTTCGTTCACCATCTTTCTGACTTCACGCTTTCTAAATATCTGACTAGCATTGAGACTTGTGTTACTTAGAACTTCGCTAACTAAAAGCTTACGCATGTTACGCCAGTGTCTAGTGTTGTTGGACCAAACAATGTCTTCTACACCATAAGCTAGGATCCGTGCTGTGACAGGAGGACTTCGGTTAGCAAAGGTGTGGTCCTGTTCACGAACTATAACTTTTGCTACGTCAACAGAGGTCACCACAACATGAAGCTTACTTCCTAGCCGTAGACTAAAGACGGGCCCGTATTTATGAGCAATCGAAGCGAATACTTCATGCACGTTGGAGCTAAGAAACGGGAGGTATCCTACGATTGGTAATCCGTATAGACCCGGTGGTAGGGGTCTTATTGGGCTGTTTCTGTTGTAGTACTGCATCCACTTATACCACATAAATATTAGTGCTGGTGTAGAAATGGTGAGAATCGTGCGAGCAAGCTTGTCTTGTTCGTTTTCGGCTTCTAACCACCATGACCAGAAGGTGATAAGAGTAATATAAATCTTAACTACAAGTTCTGATATCATTTTGTTGCGGATAATTTATGAACTCAATTAGAACTTTGCTTTATATACCAAAAGTCTGCAAAAGCTTATCACATCCAGCTACAAGACCATTTAAGTTATAATGTCGTAATAGATAGAGTGATGACTGATAAGTTAAAATAAACTCTATTAAGCTAAAATAGGAACGTGGTGCCATTGAGAAATAGAAATAAAGAGAATGTAGACAAGGTTATGGCTGTtgctaaaattaaataactagtagATGTTGATACATTGTTAGTTAATTGGGTAAGTATTTTTTGCTAAAATGTACGTTGTCTAATTGAGTGATCTCGTGACTATTTTTAACATTCTTTCTCCTCTCACGATATAGAACTAGTTAATTTTGAACATGAGACTTGTTGACCGATACTTTGTTAGGTGTTAGCATAATAATATAATGAGAATATAGTAGTAGGTGGTGGTGTTGTtgtcactgttgtaaacggcgtccgttgcgtccgttgcgacgcctgttgcggcgttttggtgactaaaccgtttcgaccccgttttgttttcttataagccggtcaacggtcaaaagtcaggtcaaatgcaggaaaaattgggtcaacgccggtcaaaagtccgaaattctgttaaaatcggtcataagtcgttcaaatcaatcaaaattgacttagtttagtattccattttgtattatattaacgttaatagtaattataggtacaaacttgtcaacgaaggttttttaactctaaaatatgtgtaatatatatatatatatatatatatatatatatatatatatatatatatatatatatatatatatata comes from Rutidosis leptorrhynchoides isolate AG116_Rl617_1_P2 chromosome 4, CSIRO_AGI_Rlap_v1, whole genome shotgun sequence and encodes:
- the LOC139840688 gene encoding geraniol 8-hydroxylase-like, encoding MISELVVKIYITLITFWSWWLEAENEQDKLARTILTISTPALIFMWYKWMQYYNRNSPIRPLPPGLYGLPIVGYLPFLSSNVHEVFASIAHKYGPVFSLRLGSKLHVVVTSVDVAKVIVREQDHTFANRSPPVTARILAYGVEDIVWSNNTRHWRNMRKLLVSEVLSNTSLNASQIFRKREVRKMVNEVYTKLGDEIDINKLAFDTELNVVTSLLWGSSKFGEGDDLIDNIDRFREVEFKIIKLMGTPNISDFIPMLSRFDLQGMNREMQKQLEYLDQLFDKIIERKTKVNPIEEDGKKDFLQILLNLKDQKDDPTSFNITHVKVLLINILVAATDTTSTLVEWVMAEILHNPSVMEKVQDELTQFIGATKTLEESDLSKLLYLDAVIKETLRLHPPVPILIPRSPDKSCIVAGYLVPKGTTVFINVWAIHRDPKNWTDPLEFKPERFLNNKWDYNGHNLKYFPFGSGRRICPGIPLGEKMLMYILASLLHSFDWSLPRGDKLELSDEFGFVTKKRKPLIAIPTQRLSDANLYYD